The Chelonia mydas isolate rCheMyd1 chromosome 1, rCheMyd1.pri.v2, whole genome shotgun sequence nucleotide sequence agcattatttacaggttaaagcaagcaaatgtACACACAGATGAGTTTCCATCTAAATCTTAAGAGTGACAGAATTGTAGTGATCTGTCTATTCAAAttgtctttcagggcagaccctGGAGGATCTCTGGGGATGTCTGGCTTCAATTTAGAGTCTCTGGGCCCTTCAGAGTTCAAAAAGCCAAAAAGATAGTTTCTTCTTGACGGGGATTTGTATTCCTTTCCCCCAGAGTACAAGATGTTGGGATGAGTTTAGGTGGAGGGGGAGCAATAAacagtcttttgtcctctgatgttcctcAGTGGTTTGTCTGGTATCTATGGGCCTTCTTTGGTTGGCAGGCGACAACACCTCCTGTGACAATCTAGTATTTCACACTCGATAATGTTTTTCTCCTGACTAGGGAGATTTAcatttcagagcaaacacttaaatactaACTTGATAATATGGGCTatagatattataagtgagattaatgcatgcagcaacatacaagcatttcatagagcctaaacacattcttataagactaatacctgtTTTGAGCAAAACAAACATACAGGTGACCTGGTCTAGTCCCCAGCTATGaggttgtcagttcttagctaatgcatGCAGCCTGGGCAAGAACTGGCATCTaacctgccagcatcacaatgaGCATTTTACTTAATGTGTATTTTATCATGAATCAGTCCAAATGTGTGCATGCTGATAAAACCATTTCGTAGTACGAAGATGCTTCTTTACAGTGAGACAAACTAAACTTGTCATTTTAAACTTTTCATGCTACATCAAAAATTGGGGAGAGGTAGAAATAGTACTAAAATACGTAAGATAAGAACTTAAGTACAAAAAAAGTAGGTGTGCTTACTTTATGCCAAAGAGCTCCGTGGCAGTGTACAGCACATAACATaactcaaataaataaaatgttaatctaCTTATTAAAATTCAAACAATCCATGTCCAATACAAAAAGACAAGTGATGACAGGATAAGGTAGTAAATTAGACTAACAGGCATACCAAAAAATACAAGGGAAAAAACAACTCTGAAATGGTGGTAATTGGTGTGGGTTTTTAAGTAGGGGGAGAATAACAGATGAACATCAAGGGGAGTAGCTTTCATAGTAAAGATATGATTGGTTGCTGACTGAAGACGTGATATCGAGATCTGTAAAAGTCAGGGGATGTGTTGAACATGCGTAGCAGTTCAGAGGAGCCTTGAGGAGATCTCATACTTAGTCAGGGCTTGCACCATTTTGGGTTCCTAACATGAACAGTGTCAACTTGCTTAATATTAGAACAGCCTAGATTTTTGAAGACTTTCATTATAAAGTTAACTAACCTTTCAACTTCGTTTGTTTTGCTTGACCAATATTGCTTTCTTTTCATGCTCTTTGTTTTGAACCTCTGGTAGTCTGTAGTGGTCTgtcatctgggtttttttttgttgttgttattgttgctttttgttttgggagcctttttttgtttgttttgttttttttatagccCTTGCTGAAAATGTGTTCTCTCCAGCACCACAATGAATTCTCCATATCTAGGATAATGTTTCTAATGCTAATTTTGTGGTCCTGAGCTTCACAAGAGGAACCAAATAGAATAATGTGGAAATAGATATTGATCAAAGTTGTTCCATTTTTACTTAAGTCATAAAATTTAAAGCTACAAATTTAACTTTTTTAGGAACAAAGCCCTGTTTATGGAAACAAGGAATCCCGTGGTGGCATTACATTTTTCAACAGGGATTTTCTCTCTTGAATCAGTATAGAAACAATGCTCACTATAAGcagtctttaaaataaataaacatagACAAGGCAATcatcttctgaaataaatgtTTGCTTAACATGGAGTATTTCTTTAGCATTCCAATACTATATACTGGGCAgtccctttttttaaatagctttcatatttttcttcattttagtaTCTCCTTAGAAATAAATACTTCATTATAGTATTTTGGCATCTTGAAGTATTTCAGAATGCAGATGAGTAAACTTGTATCTTCTCTCTTCACAGGGAAGTGTCTCTTTATGTCTGGGCTGAGTGAGGAACAATTGAACCATATGGATGACCACACTTTACCCCAAAAATATGGTATTGGATTTACAAACATGGTGGAAAGAACAACACCAGGTAGCAAAGACCTCTCCAGGTAGGAAAATGCAGGATAGTACCATATTTAAACAAGGAGTGGTAGCCAAGGTCTTAATCTCGAATGCAATTGTTTTTTCTTATTTAGCAAAGAGTTTCGAGAAGGAGGACGAATTCTGATGCAGAAATTGCAAAAGTATAAACCTCGCATAGCAGcttttaatggaaaatgtgaGAATCTTAATTTTGAATCATTCTTTTTCCAGCAGCCTTCTATGTGGCGTATAATGATCTATCTTCATTTCCTTTTAGGTATTTATGAAATTTTTAGTAAAGAAGTTTTTGGAGTAAAGGTTAAAAAATTGGAATTTGGATTGCAGCCCCACAAAGTCCCAGACACAGAAACTGTAAGTTCTTGCAAAGTTATTTCAACACTAGTGAAACCAACGAAACCCACTTACACCAGTGGTGAATTATGCCCAAAATGTGTGTGGGAAAGTGAAGGGGTcttatttaaacagaaaagaatGGGATTGGGCAAATATAATCCTTTCCTCAGCCATACTTTTGTAGGGGTTTATAGGTTTGCTTTTGGAAGTGGTGTATTATTGTCAGCAGGATAGTTACATGCTGAAAAGGCATCTGTAGtctgaataaaaaaattatttaccaTCATGAATACCCCTAATTCACCCACAAATAGGATATTATAACTTGACAACAAGTATACCATTCAGAAACTCAAAAATCCAATCTAAATACTACGGtaacaacccccccacacacacacacacacacaccaccttcTCTGTTAACAAGGAGGTACTTGAGCATAGGCGCCGACTGCATGGGTGCttcaggggtggagcacccactgagAAAAATTAGCGGGTGTGTAGCACCCGCCGGCAGTCAagctctccctgcagcacctctCCCCGGCCAGCAACCCCACTGGtcactcctcctgctccctcccagtgtctcctgcctgccacaaacagctgtttcgcagcatgtaggaaggtgggggaggagcggggacagggcatgcttgggggaggaagcagggaaggaacagagccggggtgggaagaagcgggggtttgggggaaggggtggagtggggggtaggGCCTGGAGCGGAGTGGGGTGTCGAGCACCCCCTGGCTagaggggaagtcagtgcctGTGGACTCAAGGATGACCATGACACTAGCCCAAGCATGGGGGAGGGAACACGTAGTCAGGCACTGTGCTATTAGTGCTGTATCTGGGCATGCAAGGGGATCAGTACTCTTAAATGCAGCCTTCTATAGGTGACTTTCAGTTGCACTCTGTTGAATTTTGATGTTTCAATACAATTCTTTGAGGAAGAGTGTTCATGGTGGACTGTAAGTAATGAGTGGACCATAAAGTACTAGCATGGATGGAATATACATAGACTTGATCCacaaactgttcttaaaatacCCCTTCGATGGACACCTTGAATTTTAATATTGTAACACATTGGTTGTGTTCTAATTCATAAATATTGCAATAAATACATAAACTCAAATACTGTATTATtcataaataaatattgtaatactttcttggacaagtcacttaatttttctgAGTTAGTTTTAAATCTTAGTTTTTCTagggcagatcctcaggtggtgtaaattgtcatcgcTCTGTCAGCTGATGATCTTACCTCTCTGTCCAAGGTAAGATCCTCAGCAGGTAAGCGAAAACAAGAACATAAGTATTAGCCAGTCTCATGAGGATTAATAAATGTTTGTACAAAAGCTTAAAAATATAAAGGTGGTTAAGTGCTTAGTTATTCTTGAGGTTTTTACATATTTTATGCTTTACTGACCTCTAATTTAGCATTGCTTGCTTTTTGTTGTCTCTTTTGTAAAGCTCTGCTATGTTATGCCATCATCCAGTGCAAGATGTGCTCAGTTTCCACGTGCACAGGATAAAGTTCATTATTACATAAAGCTTAAAGATTTAAGGGATCAACTGAAAGGCATTACGCCAAACACAGAGGTGCAGGAGGTGCACTATACGTTTGACTTACAGCTTGCACAAGGTAAAGTGCTTTTTGGTaatctttttcttaaaatttatATGGTAGCCATATCATCAGGTTTGATATGAGACAGATAATATATAGAACCAGCAGTTATCAGGGTAGAAGGAAATTAAGAATTATAGGAAACAGATAACTATATATTCCCTCTAATTTACAACAGACTGTGTAGAACTAAGCATGTTACTTATGTCATCTTTTCTTAATCTTAATCACCCATTATCTCATGGAAGGTGGGATAAGAACTTTGTTTAAAGTAAAAATACATGTATACAGTGTTGTGTTGTGTGATGTAATGTTCATGGTTTGCTATTATCCTGAAGATTAAGATATTTGAGGCCTTTTTCTCCAGAGGATGCTAAAAAGATGGcagttaaagaagaaaaatatgatCCAGGTTACGAAGCGGCGTATGGTGGTGCTTATAGTGAGAAAACCCCCTATGAGCATGAACAGTGTAACTTTGCTTCAAATGGAACAGGTAAAAAGTGATGCTTGTGGCTTTTAATCCCCAAGTCGTTACATACTAGGATTATTTTTCTGCATTTCTACCATTTCAGGCAGCTTCCACagtttttgtttaaagttttgAAGAACAACATTTAAACTGTTAAATTTATAATTTCTTCTATATCATTTTATCAGGACATTAGGGCCCCCTTTTctgtttgggggggaaagaggggagacatttttttcttttttcctggacactcatttgtatttaaataaaatatcttctGTAACTTCAGCAACTTTCCCAAAATCAGATTTTAGGGATTCTTACACAAATCTGTTGTGTAAAAATAACTAACCATTTACAAGTCATATATGGAATCAACCTAGTAGAGCATCATAATTATCATTTTTTGCCATAAATTTACATAGGGCTTTTCAGTACAAAAGAAATGGTCATTACCTCTGAATTTATACTCTAAGAATAGCAAGACCtgacaagtgatttaaaaaaaagagagaaataaggTTATCCCGTTCATCTTGCTACTGGTGATGGAGGATGTattcaaatgtatttttcctgTATCAGGATGGTTTGTGGTTCCCATATAACTTCATAAATTGATTTGAAGGCTAGTGTAAATGCGCATTTTTGTATTAATACACCGTTAAgactgagaaataaaaaaaaaaaccccaccaaaaccaCAGACTGTGTAGTGTATCCCATTTAATGTTGTGTAGGAAACCTTAAATTTTGGTATTCCCCAACTTTGAGAACATTGTCTTAACTTTACATCAAAACTAGGTTTTGCACTTAACTTTTTTGTGGATTTCTAATTGTAAAGAGATATTGGGtgttggggagaaaaaaagaaacgGAGCTTATGTATGCTGTGGAGCCTGAACGTTTCTTGACCTGGGACAGAGCTGCTATCTTGCAGATCTTTCACAAAATACACAATTTCAGCCCCAAGTGAATTTGAGAAAACTATTAGCAACAGAAAAAACTCAAGGGGAGAATAGAATGAGAGTTGGAACTCTGACTGTAGCAGAATAGCCATTATTAGGAATTCTGGttttcatttcaaaccaaaaatggAGGAAATCCCATTGGTCACAACTGAAGAACAGGTTTAAATTCTATATAGGGGAACTAATGAATAATTACCAACTTCTGATAATGGTCTTTAAATTTCATGTCCTAATCTTGTGCTCTGATGTAGATTGCTTCCTATATTGCTTCCTGTTCATGATCTTTCGAGTTCGTTTCTTATTCTCATATAATAGCTGAAACACAATGGGGTTTGGTGTGGTGTTATGAAGACTGGGTAGGCATGATCCAAACAAAATTGAGGATTTTTACATGTGTTTTCTGTGTGTTCATTGCTAATGAAACAACTAATTTCTGCTCAGATTTGCTCAGTCAGAATTCAAATAAACATAAGTTATTTTTTAGGAAGTTAACATGGATTAGAGAGtaatcaaaagaaaatattgaaaaggagttaatgtaaaaactgaaaacatgtcTCCACACCACAGCTAGCAGAGCGAATAGAAAaatgggggacggggggagaaaTGCTTGgaaaaatttttcatcaaaagcaACTTTTCTGAAACTTTCCTACAGATATGATGCCAGCTAaactattgtttgttttttctagaaGTGAACAATCTAGACTACACTGGGGGGTCATCCTTCGGTGACGTTCCTAACGGACAGTGGATGATGCAGTCCTTCACAGACCAGATTCCAGAATTCAGTAACAGTGGGGCACAAGAGCAAGAAGAAAGCAGTGTGTAAAAGCTGGCTCTTTGGCAGCTATGCATAAATGCTGCAGTTTTAATGCAGTTATCAAGAACGGTACCTCAGTTCTCTAACTGAAGCATTTTAATAGTATTTTACTTGTTATTTTATTATAGTCCAAACCAATTGTGTGGTAGATTTAATCCTATGAAGTAAGTAATTTTTAAGGGAAtgtccaacatttaaaaaaaaaaaaaaaaaaagtagccctTTTTGTATATGAGTTTTATATTTAACTTACACCATTTCTTGCAGTTTGACAAACTGCTTTCTTGTATGTGAAGACTGATTTCTTTTGGGGTTACTTTAATTCTGTAATTTGTAGTGCAGTAGTTTGTGGAATTCTACTTTTTACTGATTCCTTCATATGGGGGGATATTTTAACCCTTTTATATGCAGAGAGGAAAATGGGAACATAAAAGCCACTTGCTGATTAAGATTACCACTGTTGCTTGACAGTGTAGCCCTGCTCTCACAGGGAATAGGGTTTTAAAGTCAATGTAGTTACATGAATTGTGCATTTTCAAGGCCTGCCTTCTGTTCTCTGCCACAAGTGAGAGTTTCCCACTTTGCTTTCCAAGCTCCATCCCCATTTAGCTCATTTGCCATTTGGCACCTGGAGCTCTAAGAGACTTGAGACCTCATCTCCCCCACCTTGTAAAAGGGGGGAGGAGAATCCAGTTTgttgagcaggggcagggcttgaAGACTCCTGCTTAGTTGTCTTGAATAAGGCTGCCTAGTATCAACTTCACCCTCTAAGAAATGAGGTGGAGCCGGTTGGGCTCTGTGGAGTTGAAgtgccctccctctcctccatgGCTGGTCTCTGACTTCCCACTTGGCTTACACTGAGCAGCTCCTTATAGTGCAACAGTAGCACTAAATGGGGAGAGAGCACACCTCGGTACTGGCCAGCTTagagagcatgctttcagacaaTGGGGAGGCCATACTCCCTGTAAAATATAAAAGCAGACACCTTATTTGCACATGTCACCAAGAGGGAAAACTAGCATGGGGTTGGAACAGGGGTTAGGGGGGTTTCTCCTCCttgcttcctctcttcccccccccccccccccaaataattaTGGTATGAAGTTAAAGCCACTGGCAGCTGCTATGTGAATATAAAGTCAACCCTGGAAAATAGTCTTCTAAAGTACTTTAATAGTTTGTGTTTCTAGACAAACTTTGACTTATGTGGCCAATGTAATATTCAGGGAGTGAAATGAGTTTTCCATGCTTGTGTATAAAATATCACTCTCTTTCCCTCTTTTGAATAGAGAGGGGAAGATATGTCTTGAAGTAAAAGCAATAAGCTGATCAAAACATTTAATGTTTTGGTGATCTTATGAGAGTAGGTGCTTTGTATACTTGAAATATGCACAAACTGTATCTTCTTAATCCAAACTGGTCAGATATTACACTACCAGAGATTTTATCCTTTCTTCCACACTTTGGCAGTTGCTGTCATGGATTGAATGGAACCAGGCAGTGTAGAACCTAAGCCTGCTAACAACTTTGGATCTCACACACCCAGGTAGCACACTGCCAGCTCAGTGGGAGGCAGGCATGATGTTTACAGTTCTCTTCCCCAGTTGTGTGTCTTAATCCTaagagaaatttttaaatcaagacaaaATGTGCATTGTGGTTCTGATCATGTTTGTTAGCCTCAGTGTAAAGCTGTTCATTATATGGTCAAAGATATATGGAAATTGTTCGtttgttatttaaaatgtacTGTATCATGTATCGCTGTTTACATGGACATGTTCCTGCAGGTGCTCAAAAGTGCCTTGCATCAGGGATTTGTAACAATTCGATTTATTTTTCAACAAAAGTATGTGAAGCATGTAACTACTATTGCTGAGTAGATAGTGCAATAGTACATAAATTCTGTAAAGGTGGCTTTTTAATTTGAAGGGAAAGTTCTGTTCTTTGACAGAGGTGCCTACTAGATTATGTAGGGATAAAGTAGAGTTAAATGTACAATGACAGTTTCATTAAATATGGCAAGTAATGTGTGTGCATTCTCTCAAATTGGTGCTGTAACATGGAGGTTTTAAACTCATCTTGAAAATCTACCAGTGTTTCACAATAAAATCAGGAATTGTACTGGAATATCTTATTGTGTTAAAGTGTGATATTTTGCCCTCTGACTAgtgatggtttcagagtaacagccgtgttagtctgtattcgcaaaaagaaaaggagtacttgtggcaccttagagactaaccaatttatttgagcatgagctttcatgagctacagcatccgatgaagtgagctcacgctcaaataaattggttagtctctaaggtgccacaagtcctccttttctttttgactagTGATGGGATCTGATTATGGTGCATGTAAACAGCTGCTGAATGGCTTCACTGTAGTGTTTTGAAAAGAGGCACTAAGTGGctgcactgaaaaagaaaattagacctattgaaatgtttttcattcattttggTTTAATGCTGCTTAAAAAAACAGGACTAGAAAGCTAAAACATCTTGTACTCAGCACTAAGTACTGCTCGTATAGATTCAACAAGCAACTGGAATCTTCTTTAGAGGATACAAAACATTGCATGAAAACCCATTCTGTTTAGTCCTGATTTTcatatttgtaaacattttaaaatgtctttaatcAAGTAAACATATCTCACAATATTACTAGAAACTCAAGCTAATCTgaagtttgtatgtgtgttttacCCCCTATACCAGTACATTaactcaacatttatttttagggTGAAGCTTAAATACTTAGGGTTAGTTTTGTAAAATCAGTTACACATACAGTTTTACACAATAGTTATATTACACAGAAGATAAACTGTATTGCAAAGTATGGTATAGAAATAGAATAATCCATTACAATCTTGGTGGgaagggatttatttttaaaagcataaacaTTTTAGATGTCTTTCAGTATCAGCTATTGGGACGAATCATTTTGAACTTCCCTGATGGGTCAGGGATAAACCAGTTTTCCCACAGGTCATTATGAACACTAGGGTAATCCCAAGGTTTATACCTTCCATTCCAATGAAGTAATTTAGCTTCTTGAAGAAAATGCTCTGAATACCTGGCATCGGGACTCCACCCTGTGTGgttttaaacataaataaatcTCTCGCTTTCATAAAGATCAGTATTGGAAGATACTATGCAAGTAAACAAAGTACAACTtttattaaaact carries:
- the TDG gene encoding G/T mismatch-specific thymine DNA glycosylase isoform X3, with protein sequence MMTAAPNMEIMNEQQTVEGIPDPDFAQEPIQEVTKGRKRKTRSTEPKTPAAKAAKSTKSKGKQEKITDTFKVKRKVDRFNGVSEAELLTKTLPDILTFNLDIVIIGINPGLMAAYKGHHYPGPGNHFWKCLFMSGLSEEQLNHMDDHTLPQKYGIGFTNMVERTTPGSKDLSSKEFREGGRILMQKLQKYKPRIAAFNGKCIYEIFSKEVFGVKVKKLEFGLQPHKVPDTETLCYVMPSSSARCAQFPRAQDKVHYYIKLKDLRDQLKGITPNTEVQEVHYTFDLQLAQEDAKKMAVKEEKYDPGYEAAYGGAYSEKTPYEHEQCNFASNGTEVNNLDYTGGSSFGDVPNGQWMMQSFTDQIPEFSNSGAQEQEESSV
- the TDG gene encoding G/T mismatch-specific thymine DNA glycosylase isoform X2, with the translated sequence MEAEEPGRYYSPLQQAQAFYTFPFHQMMTAAPNMEIMNEQQTVEGIPDPDFAQEPIQEVTKGRKRKTRSTEPKTPAAKAAKSTKSKGKQEKITDTFKVKRKVDRFNGVSEAELLTKTLPDILTFNLDIVIIGINPGLMAAYKGHHYPGPGNHFWKCLFMSGLSEEQLNHMDDHTLPQKYGIGFTNMVERTTPGSKDLSSKEFREGGRILMQKLQKYKPRIAAFNGKCIYEIFSKEVFGVKVKKLEFGLQPHKVPDTETLCYVMPSSSARCAQFPRAQDKVHYYIKLKDLRDQLKGITPNTEVQEVHYTFDLQLAQEDAKKMAVKEEKYDPGYEAAYGGAYSEKTPYEHEQCNFASNGTEVNNLDYTGGSSFGDVPNGQWMMQSFTDQIPEFSNSGAQEQEESSV
- the TDG gene encoding G/T mismatch-specific thymine DNA glycosylase isoform X1 — translated: MGDPHREPLLRGPLPNWLGREDAAVIREAPSLFPCLAQYYSPLQQAQAFYTFPFHQMMTAAPNMEIMNEQQTVEGIPDPDFAQEPIQEVTKGRKRKTRSTEPKTPAAKAAKSTKSKGKQEKITDTFKVKRKVDRFNGVSEAELLTKTLPDILTFNLDIVIIGINPGLMAAYKGHHYPGPGNHFWKCLFMSGLSEEQLNHMDDHTLPQKYGIGFTNMVERTTPGSKDLSSKEFREGGRILMQKLQKYKPRIAAFNGKCIYEIFSKEVFGVKVKKLEFGLQPHKVPDTETLCYVMPSSSARCAQFPRAQDKVHYYIKLKDLRDQLKGITPNTEVQEVHYTFDLQLAQEDAKKMAVKEEKYDPGYEAAYGGAYSEKTPYEHEQCNFASNGTEVNNLDYTGGSSFGDVPNGQWMMQSFTDQIPEFSNSGAQEQEESSV